The Lebetimonas natsushimae genomic sequence GTGAATTACTGCAAAATTTAACCCCTAGCCTTGATCTGGAAGGTTTTGCCAATCATTACGGCAGTTCTTTTGGTGCAAGGGGAGAGCAGCCCTCTCAAAAAATGTTTGAAAATATGATTTTTGAAAAATTAAGGAAAATAGACAAAAACGATTATGTTTTTATAGAGGCTGAGAGTTCAAGGATTGGAAATTTACTGCTCCCCGGAAATTTGACAAAAAAAATAAAATCATCACCCCAGATAGAAATAAATGCGCCTCTGGATGACAGAATTGAAAGGATTTTGAAATATTACGGAGATATTGATAAAAATGAATTTGTTAATAATTTAAATAAAATAAAAAAATATATATCAAATGAAAGCTATGATGAAATACTTTATAATTTTGAAAAAGGCAACTTAAAAACTGTTGCCAAAATTTTGCTTGTGGATTATTATGACAAAGTATATAAGAAAAAAGATGCTGATTATTTTATATTAAATAATAATTTAGAAGAAACTTTAAAAAAAATAAAAGAAATAAAAGAAAAATTTGTTAAAATTTTTTAAAAAGGAGATTTATGAAAATAGAAAATTTAGGACTTTTAAAACAACTTGGATACAGTGAAGATAATTTAAAAGAACTTAATGCAGTAAAACAGAACACTCCAAATTTTGAAAAAATTAAAAATCATTTGGTTTCTTTAAATGATAAATTAAAACATTTAAACGGATTTATTGCTTTTTCAAATTCAGTGCCGCATTTAAAAATAAAAGTTGAAAACAGCGGGGAATTATTGGAAGAAGCAAAAGAAATTATTGAAAAATGGGCTAAAAAATATAACGTAATTTTGGAAAAAGTAAAAGAAAATGTTTTTTATATAAAAAAGGTTAATTAAACATATTGTTTTTATTGCTGAACTGATTTACAAAAGGTATGATTTTTAAAATTGTATCTTTTGTAATTATTTCATTTCCTTTTTGAATAATAGCCACAGAATTTGATTTAATGAGGGGTTTTAACATACCGGAGCCGTATTTGTAGTTATTATATACTTCCCATTGCCCGTTTTCATAAAATCCAAGTGCGGTATGGTCTTTTTTAGAATTTACTTTAAAATCGTTTATGTTTTTTGCTAAATAAGTTTGGTGATAATAATTTTTGGCTCCGCTTATTTTTCTTAAAACAGGTATTCCTATACAGAACATATTTAAAAAGCTGCTTAGTGGATTTCCTGGCATTGCAAAAACAAATTTTTTGCCTATTTTCCCTATCATTGTAGGGCGTCCCGGTTTTACTAAAATACCGTGAAAAAATTCTTTTAATCCTAAATTTTTAAAAATTTCAAACATATAATCTTTTTCACCAAAACTTATTCCGCCGCTTGTGATAATTACGTCATAAGAATTTAATATATTTTTTATTTTATTTAATGTATCTTCATACGAATCTTCTGCAATACCTATAATATCTGTATCAAAATTGTATTGTTTTAAAAGTGAATAAATAGAATAAGAGTTTATATTATATATTTCGTCTTCATCTGCTTTTTCGTAAGGTTCTTTTAATTCATTACCGCTTGAGAGGATTGCAATTGATGGTTTCTTATAAACAGTTACATTAGTAATTCCCTGACTTGCAAGAAGAGCTATGATTTCAGGTGTTATTTCTTCGCCTTTTTTTACTAAAATTTCTCCTTTTTTTATATCTTCGCCCTGTTTTCTTACATTTGCACCTTTTTTTATTTCGGGAATTTCAATATATTCATCTGTTACTTTTAAACACTTTTCAATAGGAATTACAGTATCTACATTTTTTGGTATTTTTGCCCCGGTCATAATTTTGACGCAATTCTCTTCTTTTATGTCAAAGTCTTCAAATTTGTCACCGGCATAAATTGCTTTTATTATTTTTAATTTTTTACTACCTGAGTGTTTAAATCCGAATCCGTCCATTGCGGAATTGTCAAAAGATGGGTTGTTTTTGGTAGCTTTAATATCCTGGGCTAAAAAATATCCCAAAGCTTCATTTATAAATATATTTTTAGAAGATAAAAAAGAAGCTTCTTTTAATGAAATTTCCAAAGCTTCTTTATAAGAAATGTTATTTAGAATCATTTTTTCTTTTTTTTCTTAATAGGGGTTACTAATAAATTTATATAATTTCCTTCTAATTTTGGTTCTCCCTGTTTTTCTGCAACATCTTTTACCATATCCCAAACCCTGTTTATTACCTCAAAACCTTTCTCAGGTGTTGCAAGTTCCCTGCCTCTTAAAAATACTCTTAATTTTACATGTTTACCTTTTTCAAGGAAATCTTTAACATGTTTTACTTTATAGTTTATATCGTTATCCTGGATTTTACTTGTAAATTTAACTTCTTTTACTTCGATTTTAACCTGTTTTTTCTTGGCTTCTTTTTTCTTTCTTTCCTGTTCATATTTGTATTTTCCATAATCCATTGCTTTGGCAACAGGCGGATTTGCATTTGGGGCAACACATACTAAATCAAGCCCTTTGTTATAAGCGATTTCAAGTGCTTTAGCTGAATCAATTATTTTTGGCTCTCCTTCAGTATCTACAAATCTTACTCTGTCTGTAAAATCTATAATTTCTTCATTTAATAACACTTTATCTTTACTCATAGTTTAACCTCGCATAATTTTTTAATCATTTCCACAAATTCTCCTTTTGTCATTTTGTATTGTTCTCTTTTTTTTCTGTCTCTAATAGCAACTAAATTATTTTCTACCTCTTCATCACCTACGATTACTACATATCCTACTCTTTGTTTTTCAGCATTTCTGATTCTTTTGTTTAGCGAATCGTTACTGTCATAAATTTCAGTTACTATATCGTCTTCTAATAATTCTTTTTGAATTTCTTTAGCATAATTTACGTGTTTTTCATTAATCGGAACAAATATAGCTTTAATTGGAGCTATAAATGTTGGAAATTCTGCTGCGTAATGTTCTGTGAGAATGGCAATAAACCTTTCAAAACTTCCGATTATGGCTCTGTGAATCATTACTGGACGGGCTTTTTCATTATTTTCATTAATATATGTAATATCAAATCTTTCAGGCAGGTTAAAATCAACCTGAATAGTTCCGCACTGCCATTTTCTGCCTATTGCATCAGTAATTTTTATATCAATTTTTGGCCCGTAAAAGGCTCCACCGCCTTCGTCAATACCATATTCTCTATTAAGTCTGTTTAGCGCCCCTTTTAGAGCCTCGGTTGCTTTTTCCCAGATTTCATCGCTTCCGATTGATTTTTCAGGTCTTGTTGAAATTTCCATTTCATAAGTAAATCCAAATCTTTGCATTATAGAATCAACAAATTCCAAAACTTTTATAACTTCATCTTCAATCTGGTCTGGTCTGCAGAAAATATGGGCATCATCCTGGGTAAATTCTCTAACTCTAAGTAGTCCATGTAATACACCTGATTTTTCATGTCTGTGAACCGTTCCAAATTCAAAAAATCTAAGTGGAAGTTCTTTATAACTTCTTACTTTATGTCCGAATATTTTAACATGGGCTAAACAGTTCATAGGTTTAATGCCGTATTCTTCCGCAGGTTTGTTTGGATCGTCGTTTTCAATTTCTGTAAAATACATATTTTCTTTGTAGTTATAATAATGCCCAGAAATTTTCCACATATGGCTTCTTAAAAGTTCGGGTCCACGTACCGGCAGATAATTCCTTCTTATGTGAGCAGAATAAAGCAGTTTTTCAAGGTTACCTCTTAAAAGCGCACCTTTTGGGAGCCATATAGGCATACCTGCACCGATTTCCTCATCAAACATCCAAAGTTCAAGTTCAGTTCCAAGTTTTCTGTGGTCTCTTTTTTTTGCTTCTTCAAGCATTTTAAGATATTCCTGCAATGCTTCTTTTGTGGCAAATGCAGTACCGTAAATCCTTGTCAACATTTCATTTTGACTGTCACCTCCAAGATAGGCGCCGGCAACTTTTTGAAGTTTTACATTTTGAAGATATTTTGTATTAGGCACGTGAGGTCCACGGCAAAGGTCTTCAAAATCGCCCTGTTTATAAATTGAAACTTTATCTTCGTCAATCATATCAAGAACTGCCTGTTTTAGTTCGTCATCTTTAAATTTTTCCCTTGCCTCTTGTTTTGAAATATAGTATTTTTCAATAGGAATTTTTTTCTTTGCAAGGGCTTTCATTTTTTTTTCAATGTTTTTCAAATCTTTGTCTGTAATAGTTTCTTTTGTTTTTAAATCATAATAAAATCCGTTTTCTATTGTAGGTCCTACATAAAATTTTGCATCGGGATAGAGTTCTTTTATAGCCTGGGCCATAAGGTGAGCGGCAGAGTGTCTTATTATTTCAAGAGCTTCAGGGGAATTGTCAAAAAAAACAGGTTCGGCATTTTCAATACCTAATTCTTCGGCTGTTTGTGTATCAATAATTTTATCATTATATTTATAGGCGATTATATCATTATGCATAAAAATCCTTTTGAAATTTTTTGAAGAGAGTGTAGCAAAATAGAAGTCAAATGTAAATTCCTAATTTTGTAATTTTATATTGTCTATTAATTTTCAAGTAATTTAATCCTTTTTTAGGTGAATTTTAACTTAATTAAGTTTTAATGTCAACAAAAAAATAATTAAAAATGTGCAAAGGAGAACGGAAAAATTAAAAATGCAAAGAGAAAAATTGTGAATGAAAAATTTTAATTAAATGTTTTGAAATTCATTCACTATTCTAAAGTACATATTTTAATTAAATAAAAGTGTCAGAGAGTTTGATTGTTTAAAAAGGAAAAAATCCCAAAAAAAGGGATTATCCTAAGAAAGGATTTGCATAAAGTGCGATTAATGCAAGAACTAGCGCATAAATAACTTGTGCTTCGATCATCGCTAATGCGATGAACATTGTACCCATTAATTTACCACCAAGTTGAGGGTTTCTTGCAGTACCAGCAATAGTTGCAGCCGCAGTGTGTCCCATCCCGATTGCACCACCAAGAGCTGCAAGTCCTAGACCTACAACAGCAGCTACTACGCTGTAAGCTTGAATCATAGTAGAATCACCTGCAAATGCGAATGCTAAAAATCCTGCCATTAAAAGAGCGATTTTTTTCATATTTTTCTCCTAATATTTTATTACGCTATGCCCGTTCGGCTTGCGTATCCCTACTTATCACATAGCGCAATGAAATTATAAATAAAAATTAATTTTTTTGCAAGTTATTGATTGTTGGATATTGGTTGAATATCTTAATAAAGGATTAAATTTTTTAATATTTCAAAAAAACTATGAACAATTTTTTAATGTTTTTTATTTGTGAAAACTGCAGTTATTTTTTCATTAATGCCGATTATAAAAGGTGTGCAAAAATGTTAACAAAAAATTATAATGTAATGATGGAAATAAAAAAGATTGTTTTTATATTATATTTGTGATATAATTATTAAAGATAAGTTTAACTTATCTTAAGCTTTGTTTAAGCTTTGAGCTGTATAATTACAACTTGAATGTGTATTCATTAGGTTAATGAATGCACACATAAAAAATAAAGGAGCAATCATGAGACGCTTAGCAAAAATGTTAGTAGCTGGAGCGCTACTTGCAAGTGTCACAGCAACAATGGCATTTGCTGATTACAATAAAGGGTACAAATATTATGAAAAATATGTGAAAAGAGCTTCACATGTTAAAGGTACCGATTTTCTTAAAATAATTGGTGCTAAAACACCTGATGACATTAATGCATTATTCAAAGATAATGCAAAACCGTTAATTAGCCTATTAGAAAAAAAAGGTCAAAAAAAAGCTGCAAAAGCTATTGAAAAAATCGCTAAAAAACACAAACTTAACGATTTAAAAGACTTTTTAGTAGGAATGGTTAACGGTAAAATTCCAGCTGGCTGATAACGCTTAACAGGGCTTCGGTGAAGCCTTACTATTTTTTTAATTATTTTGATATAATTTTATCCTCATATGGAGGGGATGTGATCCTGGTGGACACCTCGGGCTTCAAACCCGATGGGGCGGTAGGTGACTACTTGCCCGGAAGGTTCGATTCCTTCCCCCTTCCGCCAAAACTTCTTATTTATCCAATTTATAATTTAAATTTATTTGTTTAATAAATTTTTCTAACTAATAATTTATTGTATTAAATGAAATATTAATGTTTTTAAAAAAATTGAGAAGTATGCTATTCTTTTATTAATAGTATAAAACATTAATAAAAATAATCTAACAATAATATTGGCGGATTATGATAAAAGATATAAGTATTTTATTATATATAAGGATGCTAAATAAATCTTTTTGGTTTTATATTGGTGACTGGCACTATATTAAACATCAATGTTAAACAGGTAAAAAAAGAAAAGGGAAGTTTATTGTTGATGAATAGTTTTGATAGCTTTTTCTTTGAATTCTTTAATTTTTTTGAGTAAGTCTTCAAAAATACTTCCTGTTTTATGACCTTTTTTAATTTCACTTTCAAGTTTAGTAATTTCATCTTTTAACATTTTGTATGTTGTGTCACTTTTACTTGTATATCCGAGAGTTTCGGCAAGTACTAACTGATGTTTTGCTTCATCTAAATATTTTAAAGCCTGTTTTTTGTCTTTTTTAACACTTTCCTGTGCTTTAGCAACAAGAGCCTGAGCTTTAATTAATGGGATTGGAATAATTGTTTTAGTTTCAACCAAAGTAGATAAAGCCATGGCTAAAACATCTTCCGCTTCTTTTACTTTGTTTTCATTTATATATTTTAACGCCAGATTAAGTGCAGCCGGATATGTGGCTATTGGCAGATTAATTGTATTTATAATAATTTCGCTTCTTAATGAATTTAGGATTTCTCTAGCTTCTGGTAATTTATTCTCAGCAACTAAAAATTTAGCTTCATTTACTAATTTTGCCACATCTTTTACATCACCTTCAAATTGATAAGCATTAATTTGTACATCTACCGGTAACAAATACGGTGTATTTGGTTTATTTAACAAATCGCTTAATTCTCCTATTGCTTTTTTGATAGATTCTTTTGCTTTTTTTATATTTTTACCGTTTAAATAAACTAATGCATCCTGAGTATATTGAATTGCTTTTACCGCT encodes the following:
- the mnmH gene encoding tRNA 2-selenouridine(34) synthase MnmH; its protein translation is MLIDMEDYLKTDFDVIIDVRSPKEFEESHIPGSINLYVLNDEEHHEVGYLYKQVSKKAANKKGVIYILKNISHHLANNDFENKKILIYCARGGKRSESFYTILRQLGYDVYRLNKGYKGYRKYVTNYLQNIEHNFLVLRGPSGCGKSELLQNLTPSLDLEGFANHYGSSFGARGEQPSQKMFENMIFEKLRKIDKNDYVFIEAESSRIGNLLLPGNLTKKIKSSPQIEINAPLDDRIERILKYYGDIDKNEFVNNLNKIKKYISNESYDEILYNFEKGNLKTVAKILLVDYYDKVYKKKDADYFILNNNLEETLKKIKEIKEKFVKIF
- a CDS encoding molybdopterin molybdotransferase MoeA; protein product: MILNNISYKEALEISLKEASFLSSKNIFINEALGYFLAQDIKATKNNPSFDNSAMDGFGFKHSGSKKLKIIKAIYAGDKFEDFDIKEENCVKIMTGAKIPKNVDTVIPIEKCLKVTDEYIEIPEIKKGANVRKQGEDIKKGEILVKKGEEITPEIIALLASQGITNVTVYKKPSIAILSSGNELKEPYEKADEDEIYNINSYSIYSLLKQYNFDTDIIGIAEDSYEDTLNKIKNILNSYDVIITSGGISFGEKDYMFEIFKNLGLKEFFHGILVKPGRPTMIGKIGKKFVFAMPGNPLSSFLNMFCIGIPVLRKISGAKNYYHQTYLAKNINDFKVNSKKDHTALGFYENGQWEVYNNYKYGSGMLKPLIKSNSVAIIQKGNEIITKDTILKIIPFVNQFSNKNNMFN
- the infC gene encoding translation initiation factor IF-3, with amino-acid sequence MSKDKVLLNEEIIDFTDRVRFVDTEGEPKIIDSAKALEIAYNKGLDLVCVAPNANPPVAKAMDYGKYKYEQERKKKEAKKKQVKIEVKEVKFTSKIQDNDINYKVKHVKDFLEKGKHVKLRVFLRGRELATPEKGFEVINRVWDMVKDVAEKQGEPKLEGNYINLLVTPIKKKKKK
- the thrS gene encoding threonine--tRNA ligase, whose translation is MHNDIIAYKYNDKIIDTQTAEELGIENAEPVFFDNSPEALEIIRHSAAHLMAQAIKELYPDAKFYVGPTIENGFYYDLKTKETITDKDLKNIEKKMKALAKKKIPIEKYYISKQEAREKFKDDELKQAVLDMIDEDKVSIYKQGDFEDLCRGPHVPNTKYLQNVKLQKVAGAYLGGDSQNEMLTRIYGTAFATKEALQEYLKMLEEAKKRDHRKLGTELELWMFDEEIGAGMPIWLPKGALLRGNLEKLLYSAHIRRNYLPVRGPELLRSHMWKISGHYYNYKENMYFTEIENDDPNKPAEEYGIKPMNCLAHVKIFGHKVRSYKELPLRFFEFGTVHRHEKSGVLHGLLRVREFTQDDAHIFCRPDQIEDEVIKVLEFVDSIMQRFGFTYEMEISTRPEKSIGSDEIWEKATEALKGALNRLNREYGIDEGGGAFYGPKIDIKITDAIGRKWQCGTIQVDFNLPERFDITYINENNEKARPVMIHRAIIGSFERFIAILTEHYAAEFPTFIAPIKAIFVPINEKHVNYAKEIQKELLEDDIVTEIYDSNDSLNKRIRNAEKQRVGYVVIVGDEEVENNLVAIRDRKKREQYKMTKGEFVEMIKKLCEVKL
- a CDS encoding F0F1 ATP synthase subunit C, whose translation is MKKIALLMAGFLAFAFAGDSTMIQAYSVVAAVVGLGLAALGGAIGMGHTAAATIAGTARNPQLGGKLMGTMFIALAMIEAQVIYALVLALIALYANPFLG
- a CDS encoding YfdX family protein, coding for MKKILTSVALASLIITTSLAADAKTNQVSKNAVIKAEKKAQNTELISEAVKAIQYTQDALVYLNGKNIKKAKESIKKAIGELSDLLNKPNTPYLLPVDVQINAYQFEGDVKDVAKLVNEAKFLVAENKLPEAREILNSLRSEIIINTINLPIATYPAALNLALKYINENKVKEAEDVLAMALSTLVETKTIIPIPLIKAQALVAKAQESVKKDKKQALKYLDEAKHQLVLAETLGYTSKSDTTYKMLKDEITKLESEIKKGHKTGSIFEDLLKKIKEFKEKAIKTIHQQ